Proteins encoded in a region of the Acipenser ruthenus chromosome 43, fAciRut3.2 maternal haplotype, whole genome shotgun sequence genome:
- the LOC117965909 gene encoding zinc finger protein 239-like isoform X2, translating into MESVYIKQEVVQELVPICSKQEMPELEPVHIKEETELEPVHIKQEMPELEPVHIKEETELEPVHIKEEETELEPVHIKEEETELEPVHIKEEETELEPLYIEEEPIDFLFKGSENISRPKISHQCSGYGKSFSQSGTLKTHQRIHTGEKPYHCFECGVSFTVSGSLKTHQRIHTGEKPNHCTECGKSFVQLGDLKRHQRIHTGEKPYHCTECGESFRQIGSLKRHQRIHTGEKPRHCTECGKSFSELGHLKSHQRIHTGEKPYHCNECGQSFNQLGVLKRHQRIHTGEKPYYCTACGKSFRQSGDLKAHQRIHSGEKLYPCTECGERFSRFRDLKRHQQIYTGEKPYHSTECVNEGGPQSESQS; encoded by the exons ATggagtctgtttacattaaacaggaggtGGTTCAGGAATTGGTACCTATCTGCAGtaaacaggagatgcctgaactggagcctgtccacattaaagaagagactgaactagagcctgtccacattaaacaggagatgcctgaactggagcctgtccacattaaagaagagactgaactagagcctgtccacattaaagaggaagagactgaactggagcctgtccacattaaagaggaagagactgaactggagcctgtccacattaaagaggaagagactgaactggagcctctCTACATTGAAGAGGAGCCTATTGACTTCTTGTTTAAGGGTTCAGAAAACATATCCCGGCCAAAGATATCACATCAATGTAGTGGAtatgggaagagcttcagtcagtcaggaaccctaaaaacacaccagcgaattcacactggagagaagccatatcactgttttgaatgtggGGTGAGCTTCACTGTgtcaggaagcctaaaaacacaccagcgaattcacactggagagaagccgaatcactgtactgaatgtgggaagagcttcgTTCAGTTAGGtgacctaaaaagacaccagcgaattcacactggagagaagccatatcactgtactgaatgtggggagagcttcagaCAGATTggaagcctaaaaagacaccagcgaattcacactggagaaaagcCTCGTCACTgcactgaatgtggaaagagcttcagtGAATTGGGACACCTAaaatcacaccagcgaattcatactggagagaagccatatcactgtaatgaatgtgggcAGAGCTTCAATCAGTTAGGagtcctaaaaagacaccagcgaattcacactggagagaagccatattacTGTACTGCATGCGGGAAGAGCTTCCGTCAGTCAGGAGACCTAAAAGCACATCAGCGAATTCACTCTGGAGAGAAGCTGTATccctgtactgaatgtggggaacGCTTTAGTAGGTTtagagaccttaaaagacaccagcaaatttacactggagagaagccgtatcacagTACTGAATGTG tgaaTGAAGGGGGTCCCCAGAGTGAGAGCCAGTCctga
- the LOC117965909 gene encoding zinc finger protein 239-like isoform X1, producing MESVYIKQEVVQELVPICSKQEMPELEPVHIKEETELEPVHIKQEMPELEPVHIKEETELEPVHIKEEETELEPVHIKEEETELEPVHIKEEETELEPLYIEEEPIDFLFKGSENISRPKISHQCSGYGKSFSQSGTLKTHQRIHTGEKPYHCFECGVSFTVSGSLKTHQRIHTGEKPNHCTECGKSFVQLGDLKRHQRIHTGEKPYHCTECGESFRQIGSLKRHQRIHTGEKPRHCTECGKSFSELGHLKSHQRIHTGEKPYHCNECGQSFNQLGVLKRHQRIHTGEKPYYCTACGKSFRQSGDLKAHQRIHSGEKLYPCTECGERFSRFRDLKRHQQIYTGEKPYHSTECGKNFSQLGSLHLHK from the coding sequence ATggagtctgtttacattaaacaggaggtGGTTCAGGAATTGGTACCTATCTGCAGtaaacaggagatgcctgaactggagcctgtccacattaaagaagagactgaactagagcctgtccacattaaacaggagatgcctgaactggagcctgtccacattaaagaagagactgaactagagcctgtccacattaaagaggaagagactgaactggagcctgtccacattaaagaggaagagactgaactggagcctgtccacattaaagaggaagagactgaactggagcctctCTACATTGAAGAGGAGCCTATTGACTTCTTGTTTAAGGGTTCAGAAAACATATCCCGGCCAAAGATATCACATCAATGTAGTGGAtatgggaagagcttcagtcagtcaggaaccctaaaaacacaccagcgaattcacactggagagaagccatatcactgttttgaatgtggGGTGAGCTTCACTGTgtcaggaagcctaaaaacacaccagcgaattcacactggagagaagccgaatcactgtactgaatgtgggaagagcttcgTTCAGTTAGGtgacctaaaaagacaccagcgaattcacactggagagaagccatatcactgtactgaatgtggggagagcttcagaCAGATTggaagcctaaaaagacaccagcgaattcacactggagaaaagcCTCGTCACTgcactgaatgtggaaagagcttcagtGAATTGGGACACCTAaaatcacaccagcgaattcatactggagagaagccatatcactgtaatgaatgtgggcAGAGCTTCAATCAGTTAGGagtcctaaaaagacaccagcgaattcacactggagagaagccatattacTGTACTGCATGCGGGAAGAGCTTCCGTCAGTCAGGAGACCTAAAAGCACATCAGCGAATTCACTCTGGAGAGAAGCTGTATccctgtactgaatgtggggaacGCTTTAGTAGGTTtagagaccttaaaagacaccagcaaatttacactggagagaagccgtatcacagTACTGAATGTGGTAAGaatttcagtcagttaggaagcctacATCTACACAAGTGA